The Bacillales bacterium genome includes a window with the following:
- a CDS encoding YaaC family protein, whose product MAENRWNRLSPFQTVSYTKPFLHRAYANSNVENPEKQSYRNSYPFLYYLQHGKKHYELAGKAPVELRPLLLFYGFTQLIKACLLTVDPDYPKTTSVLAHGVSTRKKKKKNYRFFTDEVRIQKFGLVTHFAEQLFGRKNLDGIKFSMRDLLERIPDLNDLFTDLDFEAPFYLLTKENDGKRMTLSNAILDDLHMTGHRFVEFLNRKRFGPAAFGAETKKTIALHVEGSIACPTSLSNRKYLPRKKTHYDGLPEMVVHCLLLYNLSMICRYETEWWNELFHHASAEELPFITSFLDVTEKKIPLLVERYLRSLM is encoded by the coding sequence ATGGCCGAAAACCGATGGAACCGTCTATCTCCTTTTCAAACGGTTTCGTACACAAAGCCTTTTCTTCACCGCGCGTACGCGAACAGCAACGTGGAAAATCCGGAAAAACAAAGCTATCGCAACAGCTACCCGTTTCTGTATTACTTGCAGCACGGGAAAAAACATTATGAACTCGCCGGCAAGGCACCGGTCGAACTTCGCCCGTTATTGTTGTTTTATGGATTCACCCAGCTGATCAAAGCTTGTTTGCTCACCGTCGACCCGGACTATCCGAAGACTACCTCAGTGTTGGCGCATGGGGTTTCGACCCGTAAAAAAAAGAAAAAAAACTACCGTTTCTTCACCGATGAAGTGCGCATTCAAAAGTTCGGACTCGTGACGCATTTCGCCGAGCAATTGTTCGGCCGGAAAAACCTTGACGGAATCAAATTCTCGATGCGCGACTTGTTGGAACGTATCCCGGACTTAAACGATCTGTTCACCGACTTGGACTTCGAAGCCCCGTTTTACCTGCTGACGAAGGAAAACGACGGCAAACGAATGACTTTGTCAAACGCCATTCTCGACGATCTTCACATGACCGGCCACCGGTTTGTCGAGTTTTTGAACCGAAAACGATTCGGACCCGCAGCATTCGGCGCCGAAACGAAAAAAACGATCGCCTTGCATGTCGAAGGATCGATCGCTTGTCCGACATCGCTGTCCAACCGCAAATACTTGCCAAGAAAAAAAACGCATTACGACGGTCTCCCGGAAATGGTCGTCCATTGTTTGCTCTTGTATAACTTAAGCATGATTTGCCGATACGAAACAGAATGGTGGAATGAGTTGTTTCATCACGCTTCTGCCGAAGAACTGCCGTTCATTACGTCTTTTCTTGACGTTACGGAAAAAAAAATACCGCTGCTCGTGGAACGGTACTTACGGAGCCTTATGTGA
- the guaB gene encoding IMP dehydrogenase, with the protein MWESKFAKEGLTFDDVLLMPARSSILPRDVSVQSQLSERLNLQIPIISAGMDTVTEAEMAVAMARQGGLGVIHKNMSSDKQAEHVDRVKRSESGVITNPFYLTPEHQVFDAEHLMGKFRISGVPIVDENQKLVGIITNRDMRFVNDYSIQIKEVMTKENLVTAPVGTTLKEAELLLQKHKIEKLPLVDADGTLKGLITIKDIEKAIEFPNAAKDSQGRLIVAAAVGVTADALLRVDKLVAAGVDAIVVDTAHGHSEGVLSKVREVRGAYPDLDIIAGNVATAEGTRDLIEAGANVVKVGIGPGSICTTRVVAGVGVPQITAIYDCATEARKHGIPIIADGGIKYSGDIVKALASGGHAVMLGSLLAGVEEAPGEREIYQGRQFKVYRGMGSVGAMESGSSDRYFQENQKKLVPEGIEGRIPYKGPLEDTIYQLVGGIRAGMGYCGTPTIEDLREKAQFTRITGAGLRESHPHDVSITKEAPNYSV; encoded by the coding sequence GTGTGGGAATCCAAATTTGCAAAGGAAGGCTTAACCTTTGACGATGTGTTGCTTATGCCTGCAAGATCATCGATCTTGCCTCGCGACGTTTCCGTGCAGTCGCAGTTGAGCGAACGGTTGAACTTGCAAATTCCGATCATCAGCGCCGGTATGGACACGGTGACAGAGGCGGAAATGGCCGTCGCGATGGCGCGCCAAGGCGGTCTCGGTGTCATTCACAAAAACATGTCTTCCGACAAGCAGGCGGAACACGTGGACCGCGTGAAACGCTCGGAAAGCGGGGTCATCACAAATCCGTTCTATTTGACACCGGAGCATCAAGTGTTTGATGCGGAGCATTTGATGGGCAAATTCCGCATTTCCGGGGTTCCGATCGTTGATGAAAACCAGAAGCTTGTCGGCATCATCACGAACCGCGACATGCGCTTCGTCAACGATTATTCGATTCAAATCAAAGAGGTGATGACGAAGGAAAACCTCGTCACCGCTCCGGTCGGAACGACGTTGAAAGAAGCGGAGCTGCTGTTGCAAAAGCATAAGATCGAAAAGCTTCCGCTCGTCGATGCCGACGGCACATTGAAAGGCTTAATTACGATCAAGGACATCGAGAAAGCGATTGAGTTTCCGAATGCGGCGAAAGACAGCCAAGGCCGTCTTATTGTTGCCGCGGCGGTCGGCGTTACTGCAGATGCGCTGTTGCGCGTGGATAAGCTTGTTGCTGCTGGTGTTGACGCGATTGTCGTCGATACTGCGCACGGCCATTCGGAAGGCGTGTTAAGTAAGGTTCGTGAAGTGCGTGGTGCGTATCCAGACCTTGACATCATAGCCGGAAACGTGGCAACGGCGGAAGGTACGCGCGATTTGATCGAAGCCGGGGCGAACGTCGTGAAGGTTGGCATCGGACCGGGTTCGATTTGTACGACGCGGGTCGTTGCGGGCGTCGGCGTACCTCAGATCACCGCGATTTACGACTGCGCGACGGAAGCACGGAAACACGGCATCCCGATTATCGCCGACGGCGGCATTAAGTATTCCGGCGACATCGTAAAAGCATTGGCGTCCGGCGGGCATGCAGTCATGCTCGGCAGTCTGTTGGCCGGTGTCGAAGAGGCGCCGGGAGAACGGGAAATCTACCAAGGCCGCCAATTTAAAGTATATCGCGGCATGGGTTCGGTCGGTGCCATGGAAAGCGGCTCGAGCGACCGTTACTTCCAGGAAAACCAAAAGAAACTCGTTCCGGAAGGCATCGAAGGCCGGATCCCGTACAAAGGGCCGCTCGAAGACACGATTTACCAGCTGGTTGGAGGCATTCGCGCCGGCATGGGTTATTGTGGAACGCCAACGATCGAGGATTTGCGGGAAAAGGCGCAATTTACGCGAATCACCGGTGCTGGATTGCGCGAAAGCCATCCGCATGACGTCAGCATTACGAAAGAGGCGCCGAATTACTCGGTTTAA
- a CDS encoding serine hydrolase → MTLAIMVAGAVMSNVTTTKVEAAEPPIDVKAPSAILVDADTGRILYEKNADVKRSPASMTKMMAEYLILEAIKKGTISWDTPVRINDYIYKLSQNRNLSGVPLRKDVTYTVQELYKAMAIYSANSATIAIGRKIYGSEKKFVEAMNEKAEELGLKDTKFVNSTGLNNSDLMGHEPFGGPNDENVMSAHDAALLAYRLVKDHPNVLKYTSIPKAKFTKGVESPINMPNWNFMLPGLVFEYEGVLGLKTGHTDKAGYCFTSYAERGDVHLISVVMKTDSLKQRFAQTRVLLDYGFNNFHKVTLLNKGYQPKGKKQLPVVKGKEDQVGIEAKQSIQLLIRSGTKNQYKPKVTFDESLFTKDGALTAPVKKGQQVGTVTIENTKTDTYGYLTKQQAAQAASAIVTTGQVEKASWFSLMFRSIGHGLSHFFSGIGDMIKGWF, encoded by the coding sequence ATGACACTCGCCATAATGGTGGCGGGAGCTGTCATGTCAAACGTTACGACTACAAAGGTTGAGGCAGCAGAGCCTCCGATTGACGTGAAAGCGCCGTCGGCGATTCTTGTCGACGCTGACACGGGGAGAATTTTGTACGAAAAAAACGCGGACGTGAAGCGGTCTCCGGCAAGCATGACGAAAATGATGGCTGAATATTTGATTCTCGAAGCTATCAAGAAAGGCACAATCTCGTGGGATACGCCCGTCCGGATTAACGATTATATTTATAAATTGTCGCAAAACCGGAATCTTTCCGGCGTCCCGCTTCGGAAAGATGTAACGTATACGGTTCAGGAATTGTATAAAGCAATGGCCATCTATTCGGCGAATTCGGCGACGATTGCGATTGGCCGAAAAATTTACGGCAGCGAGAAGAAATTCGTCGAAGCGATGAACGAGAAGGCCGAGGAACTCGGGCTGAAAGACACGAAATTCGTCAACAGCACGGGGCTGAACAACAGCGATCTCATGGGACATGAGCCGTTCGGCGGCCCGAATGACGAGAACGTGATGAGCGCACACGACGCGGCTTTGCTGGCCTATCGGCTCGTCAAAGATCATCCGAACGTTCTCAAATATACGAGCATTCCGAAAGCGAAGTTCACGAAAGGCGTGGAATCGCCGATCAATATGCCGAACTGGAATTTCATGCTTCCCGGTCTCGTGTTTGAATACGAAGGCGTTCTCGGGTTGAAGACCGGACATACGGACAAAGCGGGCTATTGTTTCACATCGTATGCCGAACGCGGCGATGTTCACTTGATTTCAGTCGTGATGAAAACTGATTCGCTGAAACAGCGATTTGCGCAGACGAGAGTGTTGCTTGATTACGGATTCAATAACTTTCATAAAGTGACGTTGTTGAACAAAGGCTATCAACCGAAAGGCAAGAAACAACTTCCGGTCGTTAAAGGAAAAGAAGATCAAGTCGGGATCGAAGCAAAACAGTCGATTCAACTGTTGATTCGCAGCGGCACGAAGAATCAATACAAACCGAAAGTGACCTTTGACGAGTCATTGTTCACGAAAGACGGCGCGCTCACGGCTCCCGTGAAAAAGGGGCAGCAAGTCGGTACCGTAACAATTGAAAATACAAAGACGGATACGTACGGATACTTAACGAAACAACAGGCAGCGCAAGCGGCAAGCGCGATTGTGACGACGGGGCAAGTCGAAAAAGCGAGTTGGTTCAGTCTCATGTTCCGCTCGATCGGACACGGCCTTTCTCATTTCTTTTCCGGGATCGGTGACATGATCAAAGGCTGGTTTTAA
- the pdxS gene encoding pyridoxal 5'-phosphate synthase lyase subunit PdxS translates to MAQTGTDRVKRGMAEMQKGGVIMDVVNAEQAKIAEEAGAVAVMALERVPADIRAAGGVARMADPTIVEEVMNAVSIPVMAKARIGHIVEARVLEALGADYIDESEVLTPADEEFHINKREFTVPFVCGCRDLGEAARRIGEGASMLRTKGEPGTGNIVEAVRHMRVVQSQVRKVVAMSEDELMTEAKNLGAPYDVLLQIREKGRLPVVNFAAGGIATPSDAALMMQLGADGVFVGSGIFKSKNPEKFARAIVEATTHYEDYKLIGELSKDLGEAMKGIEMSTLEPGQRMQDRSF, encoded by the coding sequence ATGGCACAAACAGGTACGGATCGGGTAAAAAGAGGGATGGCTGAAATGCAAAAAGGCGGCGTCATCATGGACGTTGTGAATGCCGAACAGGCAAAAATCGCTGAAGAAGCCGGAGCGGTAGCGGTTATGGCTTTGGAACGGGTCCCGGCGGACATTCGCGCGGCCGGCGGTGTGGCGCGTATGGCGGATCCAACGATCGTGGAAGAAGTGATGAACGCCGTTTCGATTCCGGTGATGGCGAAAGCGAGAATCGGACATATCGTAGAGGCGCGTGTGTTGGAAGCGCTCGGAGCTGATTACATTGATGAAAGTGAAGTGCTGACGCCGGCGGACGAAGAGTTTCACATCAACAAACGGGAATTTACGGTGCCGTTTGTATGCGGATGCCGTGATTTGGGTGAAGCTGCGCGCCGCATCGGCGAAGGGGCTTCGATGCTTCGGACGAAAGGCGAGCCGGGTACGGGCAACATCGTGGAGGCCGTTAGGCATATGCGTGTCGTGCAGTCGCAAGTGAGGAAAGTCGTCGCCATGTCGGAAGACGAACTCATGACGGAAGCGAAAAACTTGGGCGCTCCCTATGACGTGCTTTTGCAAATTCGCGAAAAAGGCCGTTTGCCGGTCGTAAACTTTGCCGCGGGCGGAATCGCGACCCCTTCGGATGCGGCTTTGATGATGCAGCTCGGTGCCGACGGCGTGTTCGTCGGATCCGGTATTTTCAAATCGAAGAATCCGGAGAAATTCGCGCGTGCCATCGTTGAAGCGACGACGCATTATGAAGATTACAAATTGATCGGCGAATTGTCGAAGGATCTCGGCGAAGCGATGAAAGGCATCGAAATGTCGACGCTTGAACCGGGACAACGCATGCAAGACCGTAGTTTTTAA
- the pdxT gene encoding pyridoxal 5'-phosphate synthase glutaminase subunit PdxT encodes MVKIGVLGLQGAVPEHVKALEACGAETIVVKRVEQLEEIDGLVMPGGESTTMRRLMDKYGFIEPLKGFSEEGKPIFGTCAGLILLAKEIEGHSGVHLGLMDMKVKRNAFGRQRESFEAELLVKGLEGSFTGVFIRAPYILEVGESVEVLSKHEDKIVAARQERLLTCAFHPELAEDSRFHGLFVEMVEKAKTQLA; translated from the coding sequence ATGGTCAAAATTGGAGTACTTGGCCTTCAAGGGGCGGTTCCAGAACATGTGAAGGCTCTTGAAGCGTGCGGCGCGGAAACGATCGTCGTCAAGCGCGTGGAACAGCTTGAGGAAATTGACGGCCTTGTCATGCCCGGCGGCGAGAGCACGACGATGCGCCGTTTAATGGATAAATACGGATTTATCGAGCCTTTGAAGGGCTTTTCGGAAGAAGGCAAGCCGATCTTCGGTACTTGTGCGGGGCTCATTTTGCTGGCGAAAGAAATCGAAGGGCATTCCGGCGTTCATCTTGGCTTGATGGACATGAAAGTGAAGCGCAACGCCTTCGGCCGCCAGCGCGAGAGTTTCGAAGCGGAGCTGCTCGTCAAAGGACTGGAAGGTTCTTTTACCGGTGTGTTCATTCGGGCGCCTTACATTCTCGAAGTCGGGGAATCCGTCGAGGTGCTTTCGAAACATGAGGATAAAATTGTCGCTGCACGCCAAGAGAGGTTGTTGACGTGTGCTTTTCATCCGGAGCTGGCGGAAGATTCCCGTTTTCACGGACTTTTTGTCGAAATGGTCGAGAAGGCGAAAACGCAGCTTGCATAA
- the serS gene encoding serine--tRNA ligase, with protein sequence MLDLKYVRNHFDEVKERLQHRGEDLSALDRFEALDEKRRELIQKTETLKQQRNEVSEQIAKAKKAKEDAADKIAEMREVGKEIKQLDESLNEVEADLQQILLTIPNVPHESVPIGEDEDDNVEIRQWGDVPTFDFEVKPHWDVGVDLGILDFERAAKVTGSRFVFYRGLGARLERALINFMMDLHQSEHGYEEMLPPYLVNRGSMTGSGQLPKFEEDAFKIREFDYFLIPTAEVPVTNYFTGEILQADDLPAKFVAYSASFRSEAGSAGRDTRGLIRQHQFNKVELVQLVKPEDSYAALEELTGHAEKVLQLLELPYRVMSMCTGDLGFHAAKKYDIEVWLPSYDTYREISSCSNFEDFQARRANLRYRPEPKAKPEFYHTLNGSGLAIGRTVAAILENYQQADGSVVIPEALRPYMGNFDVISAR encoded by the coding sequence ATGCTCGATTTAAAATACGTACGCAATCATTTCGACGAAGTGAAGGAACGGTTGCAGCATCGCGGGGAAGATTTAAGCGCGCTGGATCGGTTCGAGGCGCTTGATGAGAAACGCCGTGAACTTATTCAAAAAACGGAAACGTTGAAGCAGCAAAGAAATGAAGTGTCTGAACAAATTGCGAAAGCGAAAAAGGCGAAAGAAGATGCCGCGGACAAGATTGCCGAAATGCGGGAAGTCGGCAAGGAAATTAAGCAATTGGACGAATCGTTGAACGAAGTGGAAGCGGACTTGCAGCAAATCCTGCTGACGATTCCGAACGTGCCGCATGAAAGCGTGCCGATTGGCGAAGATGAGGATGACAACGTCGAAATTCGCCAATGGGGCGACGTGCCGACGTTCGATTTTGAGGTGAAGCCGCACTGGGATGTCGGCGTCGATCTCGGCATTCTCGACTTTGAACGGGCAGCAAAGGTGACCGGCAGCCGATTCGTGTTTTATCGCGGACTCGGAGCGCGTCTCGAGCGGGCGCTCATTAATTTTATGATGGATTTGCACCAGTCGGAGCACGGCTATGAAGAAATGCTCCCGCCGTACTTGGTCAACCGAGGCAGCATGACGGGAAGCGGCCAGCTGCCGAAATTTGAGGAAGATGCGTTCAAAATTCGCGAGTTTGATTACTTCTTGATTCCGACGGCTGAGGTGCCGGTGACGAATTACTTCACGGGAGAAATTTTACAAGCAGACGATTTACCTGCAAAATTCGTTGCTTACAGCGCGTCTTTTCGTTCGGAAGCAGGTTCTGCCGGCCGTGACACGCGCGGACTTATCCGCCAGCATCAATTCAACAAAGTCGAGCTCGTGCAGCTTGTAAAACCGGAAGATTCTTATGCGGCGCTCGAAGAGCTCACTGGTCACGCGGAAAAAGTTTTGCAGCTGCTGGAGCTGCCTTATCGCGTCATGAGCATGTGCACCGGCGATCTCGGCTTCCACGCAGCGAAAAAATACGACATCGAAGTTTGGCTGCCAAGCTATGACACTTACCGTGAAATCTCCTCTTGCTCGAACTTTGAGGATTTCCAGGCGCGGCGCGCAAACTTACGCTATCGCCCCGAACCGAAAGCGAAGCCGGAATTTTACCATACGTTGAACGGATCCGGACTCGCCATCGGCCGCACGGTCGCCGCAATCCTCGAGAACTACCAGCAAGCCGACGGTTCTGTCGTGATTCCGGAAGCGCTTCGCCCTTACATGGGCAACTTCGACGTCATTTCAGCACGGTGA
- a CDS encoding nucleotidyltransferase domain-containing protein encodes MRERAVKAAMQFVSEHFPACRAALLAGSHVRGEGTSTSDLDIVVVDERVPSAYRESLHACGFPIELFVHNLTSYKTFFRQDAARARPSLPTMAAESVVLVGDALAAEMKQEAAVLLAAGPPHWTSEEIEAKRYTISELLEDFEGSSDPQEDLFTVQALAVHLHEFELRTKGHWIGEAKWIMRALRNYDRNFAERFYETFERFWRAREREALVAFAEEILRPHGGRLFEGFSRAKSM; translated from the coding sequence ATGCGTGAGCGTGCAGTAAAGGCCGCGATGCAGTTCGTCTCCGAACACTTTCCCGCTTGCCGAGCGGCATTGCTTGCCGGCAGCCATGTACGCGGTGAAGGGACATCGACGTCAGACCTTGACATCGTAGTCGTCGACGAAAGGGTTCCTTCCGCATATCGGGAGTCCTTGCATGCCTGCGGCTTTCCGATCGAGCTGTTTGTTCACAACCTCACCTCGTACAAGACGTTTTTTCGTCAGGATGCGGCACGCGCGCGGCCGAGTTTGCCGACGATGGCCGCTGAGAGTGTGGTGCTTGTCGGCGATGCGCTGGCCGCTGAAATGAAACAAGAGGCGGCAGTACTGCTGGCCGCGGGTCCGCCTCATTGGACGTCCGAGGAAATCGAAGCGAAGCGTTACACGATCAGCGAACTGCTTGAGGATTTCGAAGGATCGAGCGATCCGCAGGAAGATCTTTTCACCGTCCAGGCACTCGCCGTGCATTTGCATGAGTTTGAGCTGCGGACGAAGGGCCATTGGATTGGCGAAGCAAAATGGATCATGCGCGCCTTGCGCAACTACGATCGGAATTTTGCCGAGCGGTTTTATGAAACGTTTGAACGCTTTTGGCGGGCACGGGAAAGGGAGGCGCTCGTCGCCTTCGCCGAGGAGATTTTACGGCCCCACGGCGGCCGCTTGTTTGAAGGATTTTCACGGGCGAAAAGCATGTGA
- a CDS encoding molybdopterin-dependent oxidoreductase: MYKKLKKLHHLNVFLFFLLLLTGILLYWPAFRQHYPQQRIWARDVHIIIGLYLAFLLLRFLYRGLADHWDRLAKQGAVGKKANLTFIVVVTAIMTVSGIILWGQRLLPFWLNSVSLVFHDWTVIIALPFIIFHMVTRMWWVRKQRKAVGDTTYVPKTLASLPRRDVLKFGIGALIALIVGPVLYQSMKTKWSASTGKIDQLANVVRGDKNHLVPKPKPLPASRPPKGGGYEGRFRIYTVTPIPAFDNQSWDFRIDGLVKHKQHWKWQEFITLPRKVQVSDFHCVTGWSVYHVTYEGIPLTQLLKMAGVKSSATHVKFYSGDGVYTDSLTVKQAQMNDVMVAMLMDGKLIPSEFGGPVRLIVPKMYGYKSVKWLNRIELIDHDHTGYWEQRGYSKNAWLS; this comes from the coding sequence ATGTATAAGAAGCTTAAGAAACTCCATCATCTCAACGTATTTCTGTTTTTCCTGTTGCTTTTGACGGGAATTCTTTTGTACTGGCCCGCTTTCCGCCAACATTACCCGCAACAGCGCATTTGGGCGCGTGATGTTCATATAATCATCGGCTTATATTTGGCGTTTCTCCTATTGCGATTCCTCTATCGAGGGTTGGCTGATCATTGGGACCGGCTTGCAAAACAGGGGGCCGTCGGCAAAAAGGCAAATTTGACGTTCATCGTCGTTGTGACCGCGATTATGACTGTGAGCGGCATCATTCTTTGGGGGCAACGGCTGCTGCCGTTCTGGCTGAACAGTGTTTCCCTCGTTTTCCATGATTGGACCGTGATCATTGCGTTGCCTTTTATCATTTTTCATATGGTCACGAGGATGTGGTGGGTGCGCAAGCAGCGAAAAGCCGTTGGCGATACAACGTATGTTCCGAAGACGCTTGCTTCGCTGCCAAGACGGGATGTGTTGAAATTCGGGATCGGTGCCTTGATCGCTTTGATCGTCGGCCCCGTTTTGTATCAGTCAATGAAAACGAAATGGTCGGCGTCCACGGGGAAGATTGACCAGTTGGCGAACGTCGTCCGCGGCGACAAAAATCACCTCGTGCCGAAGCCAAAGCCGTTGCCGGCGTCTCGTCCCCCGAAAGGCGGCGGGTACGAAGGGAGGTTCCGTATTTATACGGTGACGCCGATTCCGGCGTTTGATAATCAAAGCTGGGATTTTCGCATCGATGGACTCGTGAAACATAAGCAACATTGGAAATGGCAGGAGTTTATTACCCTTCCTCGAAAAGTGCAAGTAAGCGATTTTCATTGCGTTACGGGGTGGTCTGTTTATCACGTCACGTACGAAGGCATTCCATTAACACAATTGCTGAAAATGGCCGGGGTAAAATCGAGCGCCACCCACGTGAAATTTTATTCCGGGGACGGGGTTTATACGGACTCGCTTACCGTGAAACAAGCGCAAATGAACGACGTAATGGTGGCGATGCTCATGGACGGGAAGTTGATTCCTTCGGAATTCGGCGGTCCGGTGCGGCTGATCGTGCCGAAAATGTACGGCTATAAATCGGTCAAATGGCTCAACCGGATTGAATTGATCGATCATGACCATACCGGGTACTGGGAGCAGCGAGGTTACAGCAAAAATGCATGGTTGTCGTAA
- a CDS encoding HAD family hydrolase, protein MLKAVIFDFDGTLADTLPIVFRSFQEIFRSYKNETKTAEDIKALFGPSEERIIRGVFDEKDYAQAVEDYHDYYWKHHDKWVKRSREIERLLQLIRERGLKLAIMTGKGRRSLDLSLKALGMEKMFDMTVTGDEVVRPKPDPEGLLKIVEAFDVSPNEAVFVGDSDTDVRAGKRAGMETIAVQWLSTPQTENFAESPDHLFTDPACFQVWLEQALASK, encoded by the coding sequence ATGCTGAAAGCAGTCATTTTCGATTTCGACGGGACGTTGGCGGATACGCTGCCGATCGTGTTCCGGTCTTTCCAAGAAATCTTTCGATCTTATAAAAATGAAACGAAAACCGCTGAAGACATTAAAGCGTTGTTCGGTCCTTCGGAGGAGCGGATCATTCGCGGCGTCTTCGACGAGAAGGACTATGCGCAAGCGGTTGAAGATTATCATGATTATTACTGGAAGCATCATGACAAATGGGTGAAGCGGTCGCGGGAAATCGAACGTTTGCTGCAGTTGATTCGTGAGCGGGGACTCAAACTCGCAATCATGACGGGAAAAGGAAGGCGCAGCCTCGACTTGTCGTTGAAGGCGCTTGGAATGGAAAAGATGTTTGACATGACGGTGACCGGTGATGAGGTGGTCCGTCCGAAACCGGATCCGGAGGGGTTGTTAAAAATTGTTGAGGCGTTCGATGTATCGCCGAACGAGGCGGTCTTTGTCGGCGACAGCGATACGGACGTGCGCGCCGGAAAACGGGCGGGGATGGAAACCATTGCTGTTCAATGGCTTTCCACCCCGCAGACCGAAAACTTCGCGGAAAGTCCCGATCATCTTTTTACCGATCCGGCTTGTTTTCAAGTTTGGCTTGAACAAGCGTTAGCTTCTAAATGA
- a CDS encoding CoA transferase: MIDELRKQSPLEGVRVVELGNFIAAPFMGRLLADYGAEVIKVEMPEQGDSIRKWGNKVEKNKSIWWSTQSRNKKCVTLNLKTARGQEIARQLCKTANIVVENFRPGTLEKWKLGYEDLKKIHPKLIMVRISGFGQDGPYSNRAGFGSVGEAMGGIRYVTGYPDLPPPRVGISIGDSVAAMFGALGAMVALYHQKQHNDEQGQLIDVALYESVFALMENAIGEYYKYGIIKERTGTILPKVAPSNAYMTKDQKWVIIAANADNIFNRLTEAIGHPEWKDDSRFCTHEARGEHQQELDDLIAQWTASKPLSEVMEIMDSHAIPSGPIYSIADIAKDPHYHYRDMIQKIEDEDLGEVHMPGIVPKLSRTPGNLNWAGPRLGAHNKEIYEGLLDFSEQELEQLKREGVI; the protein is encoded by the coding sequence ATGATAGACGAATTGCGGAAACAATCGCCGCTCGAAGGCGTTAGAGTGGTCGAGCTCGGAAATTTCATTGCCGCCCCGTTCATGGGACGCCTTCTTGCCGATTACGGCGCGGAAGTCATCAAGGTGGAAATGCCCGAACAAGGAGACTCGATCCGAAAATGGGGGAACAAAGTCGAAAAGAACAAATCGATTTGGTGGTCGACCCAGTCGCGAAACAAAAAATGTGTCACATTGAATTTGAAAACGGCACGCGGGCAGGAGATCGCCCGGCAATTATGCAAAACGGCCAACATCGTCGTCGAAAATTTCCGCCCCGGCACGCTTGAAAAATGGAAGCTCGGTTACGAAGATTTGAAGAAGATCCATCCGAAACTGATCATGGTCCGTATTTCTGGATTCGGACAAGACGGGCCGTACAGCAACAGGGCGGGATTTGGCAGCGTCGGCGAAGCGATGGGCGGCATTCGCTACGTCACCGGTTATCCGGATTTGCCGCCGCCGCGCGTCGGCATCAGCATCGGCGATTCCGTCGCGGCCATGTTTGGTGCACTGGGAGCGATGGTCGCTCTTTACCACCAAAAGCAACATAACGACGAACAAGGCCAGTTGATCGACGTTGCTTTGTACGAGTCAGTGTTTGCTTTGATGGAAAACGCGATCGGCGAATATTACAAATACGGCATCATCAAAGAACGGACCGGGACGATCCTGCCGAAAGTCGCACCATCAAACGCATATATGACAAAAGATCAAAAGTGGGTAATCATCGCCGCCAATGCCGACAACATTTTCAATCGGTTAACGGAAGCGATCGGACATCCGGAATGGAAGGATGACAGCCGCTTTTGCACGCATGAAGCACGAGGCGAACATCAACAGGAACTCGACGACCTCATCGCTCAATGGACCGCGTCGAAGCCTTTGAGCGAAGTGATGGAAATCATGGACAGCCATGCGATCCCGTCCGGTCCGATTTACAGCATTGCCGACATTGCAAAGGATCCGCATTACCATTACCGGGACATGATTCAAAAGATAGAAGATGAAGATTTAGGGGAGGTTCATATGCCCGGTATTGTGCCGAAACTGAGCCGTACGCCCGGAAACCTGAATTGGGCAGGGCCGCGGCTCGGCGCGCACAATAAGGAAATTTATGAAGGGTTGCTCGATTTCAGTGAACAAGAACTCGAGCAACTCAAAAGAGAGGGCGTCATTTAG